The Amycolatopsis mongoliensis genome includes a window with the following:
- a CDS encoding ESX secretion-associated protein EspG → MPHSFSLSLAAVDILLEQLGLGRAPTPFEVPHVGTTVEQRAMIRDAVVRDLSGRGLWSRGRLDADAELALATFARGSVVINAAAELGDRHLFARVASDGQFAVLARQEENLIVFEEVRPTGIVPAIVDLLPLTPAAPGQSVTISRPAEQPRHQRRDDAYDPFAGVSGPRSAGGGGGPQLRMIERVFQEPKKRVGQFTAQTRGGTFPPLAWFDTPSGRWLMSSRASADGQRWITYAPADNARLAQQLYAQLEGQF, encoded by the coding sequence ATGCCGCACTCGTTCTCGCTGTCGCTGGCAGCGGTGGACATCCTGCTGGAGCAGCTGGGGCTCGGCCGCGCGCCGACGCCGTTCGAGGTCCCGCACGTCGGCACGACCGTCGAGCAGCGCGCGATGATCCGCGACGCCGTCGTCCGCGACCTGTCCGGCCGCGGGCTGTGGAGCCGCGGCCGCCTCGACGCGGACGCCGAGCTGGCGCTGGCCACCTTCGCCCGCGGCAGCGTGGTGATCAACGCGGCCGCCGAGCTGGGCGATCGCCACCTCTTCGCCCGCGTCGCGTCCGACGGCCAGTTCGCGGTGCTCGCCCGCCAGGAGGAGAACCTCATCGTCTTCGAGGAGGTCCGCCCGACGGGCATCGTCCCGGCGATCGTCGACCTCCTCCCGCTGACCCCGGCGGCGCCCGGCCAGTCGGTCACCATCTCGCGCCCGGCGGAGCAGCCCCGCCACCAGCGCCGCGACGACGCGTACGACCCGTTCGCGGGCGTGAGCGGCCCGCGCTCGGCAGGCGGCGGCGGCGGCCCCCAGCTCCGGATGATCGAGCGCGTCTTCCAGGAGCCGAAGAAGCGCGTGGGCCAGTTCACCGCCCAGACCCGCGGCGGCACGTTCCCGCCCCTGGCCTGGTTCGACACACCATCCGGCCGCTGGCTGATGTCGTCGCGCGCATCCGCGGACGGCCAGCGCTGGATCACCTACGCTCCGGCCGACAACGCCCGCCTGGCTCAGCAGCTGTACGCCCAGCTCGAAGGCCAGTTCTGA
- a CDS encoding glycosyltransferase, which produces MPGKTATPAPTTPAGAAAETRFTEHTPQGRLTAQRGLYAGPAPIVSKDLYAELEWGSAVRERAVITLEPASKVSGNTYFGRFPASYWQRWTTVTEVSVEAVVTGTGLLSMGASDVEGEPRVVAAEQVADVKQHKITLTSKLDKFYDGGALWLDLETEGGQTLRVEQVRWTVEAPQKIRPTAVTICTMNRADDCLKNLQALAADVSSLETLDAIYVADQGSDLVESRDGFEQVAKDLADKLHYIKQPNLGGAGGFTRGLFEVAGHTATEHANVLFMDDDVLLEPDLVIRMTAFSNRAANPIIVGGQMLNLFHPNQLHVGAEYARLNTLEPGQPVEHSLSTADLLGVDEETLKPNRQERRLDAGYNGWWSCLIPYEVVQATGYPLPFFFQWDDAEYSYRARAHGFPTVTLPGAGVWHADFHMKDWDEWHRYFNLRNSIITAALHSPFNLNLLSRVLLAQLVRYLLGMQYGLSATLIKAVEDFLEGPQVLRDGGVEAMQEIRRIRDQYPETKRHKATDVPGIASNDIGIINSAPRPSMQRLVLIKRVLDRVLGRSRFGLGAVPIDEANWWHIALFDTAVVTDANQEGVRVRSYDKAKMFDLAKRGAKVVQRLRKEGAAVQEQYKRAMPELTSRENWKRLYKL; this is translated from the coding sequence ATGCCCGGTAAAACAGCCACCCCGGCGCCGACCACCCCAGCCGGCGCGGCCGCCGAGACGCGGTTCACCGAGCACACTCCGCAGGGTCGCCTGACGGCGCAGCGCGGCCTCTACGCGGGCCCGGCGCCGATCGTCAGCAAGGACCTGTACGCCGAGCTCGAGTGGGGCTCGGCCGTGCGGGAACGTGCGGTGATCACCCTCGAGCCCGCCTCCAAGGTGTCGGGCAACACGTACTTCGGCCGGTTCCCGGCCTCCTACTGGCAGCGGTGGACCACGGTGACCGAGGTGTCGGTCGAGGCCGTGGTGACCGGGACCGGGCTGCTGTCGATGGGTGCCTCCGACGTCGAGGGCGAGCCGCGTGTGGTGGCCGCCGAGCAGGTCGCCGACGTCAAGCAGCACAAGATCACGCTGACCTCGAAGCTGGACAAGTTCTACGACGGCGGCGCGCTCTGGCTCGACCTGGAAACCGAGGGCGGGCAGACGCTGCGGGTGGAGCAGGTCCGCTGGACGGTCGAGGCCCCGCAGAAGATCCGCCCGACCGCGGTGACGATCTGCACGATGAACCGCGCCGACGACTGCCTGAAGAACCTCCAGGCCCTGGCCGCGGACGTCTCCTCGCTGGAGACCCTGGACGCCATCTACGTCGCCGACCAGGGCAGCGACCTGGTCGAGTCCCGGGACGGGTTCGAGCAGGTCGCCAAGGACCTGGCGGACAAGCTGCACTACATCAAGCAGCCGAACCTCGGCGGGGCCGGCGGGTTCACCCGGGGCCTGTTCGAGGTGGCCGGGCACACCGCGACCGAGCACGCGAACGTGCTGTTCATGGACGACGACGTGCTGCTGGAGCCGGACCTGGTGATCCGGATGACGGCGTTCTCCAACCGCGCCGCCAACCCGATCATCGTCGGCGGCCAGATGCTCAACCTGTTCCACCCCAACCAGCTGCACGTCGGCGCCGAATACGCCCGGCTGAACACCCTCGAGCCCGGCCAGCCGGTCGAGCACTCCCTGTCGACGGCGGACCTGCTGGGGGTGGATGAGGAGACGTTGAAGCCGAACCGGCAGGAGCGGCGCCTGGACGCCGGGTACAACGGCTGGTGGTCGTGCCTGATCCCGTACGAGGTGGTGCAGGCGACCGGGTATCCGTTGCCGTTCTTCTTCCAGTGGGACGACGCGGAGTACTCCTACCGGGCCCGCGCGCACGGCTTCCCGACGGTGACGTTGCCGGGGGCGGGGGTGTGGCACGCGGACTTCCACATGAAGGACTGGGACGAGTGGCACCGGTACTTCAACCTGCGCAACTCGATCATCACCGCGGCGTTGCACTCGCCGTTCAACCTCAACCTGCTCTCCCGGGTGCTGCTGGCGCAGCTGGTGCGGTATCTGCTGGGGATGCAGTACGGGCTGTCGGCGACGCTGATCAAGGCGGTGGAGGACTTCCTGGAGGGCCCGCAGGTCCTGCGGGACGGCGGGGTCGAGGCGATGCAGGAGATCCGCCGGATCCGCGACCAGTACCCGGAGACCAAGCGGCACAAGGCCACCGACGTCCCGGGCATCGCCTCCAACGACATCGGCATCATCAACAGCGCGCCGCGGCCCAGCATGCAGCGCCTGGTGCTGATCAAGCGGGTGCTCGACCGGGTCCTCGGCCGCAGCCGCTTCGGGCTCGGCGCGGTGCCGATCGACGAGGCGAACTGGTGGCACATCGCGCTGTTCGACACCGCGGTGGTCACCGACGCGAACCAGGAAGGTGTCCGCGTCCGGTCGTACGACAAGGCGAAGATGTTCGACCTGGCCAAGCGCGGCGCGAAGGTGGTCCAGCGGCTGCGCAAGGAAGGCGCGGCGGTGCAGGAGCAGTACAAGCGCGCCATGCCGGAGCTGACCTCGCGCGAGAACTGGAAGCGCCTGTACAAGCTCTGA
- a CDS encoding FAD-binding oxidoreductase, which yields MTPAPETQRRTLTGWARTAPTTADVLSTADVEVIARAVTQAGERGVIARGLGRSYGDPAQNAGGLVVDMTALDRIHSIDPDSALVDLDAGVSLDQLMREALPYGLWVPVLPGTRQVTIGGAIANDIHGKNHHSAGSFGNHVVSLDLITADGNIRTLTPEGPDAELFWATVAGIGLTGIITRATIRMKKTETAYFYVDADRTANLDETLGLFTDGSDLGYDYSMSVPDLISSDGRLGRATFSRGSLATVDQLPPKLRSQPLKFDAPQLLTLPDVFPNGLGNKLTFGLINELWQKTVPKKGARGKIQNLTQFYHPLDMISEWNRAYGSKGFLQYQFSVPFGTEDQLKAICRKISTSGNYSFLNVLKRMGEANPAPMSWPSPGWMLSVDFPIKDGLGRFCTELDEDVLAAGGRLYTAKDSRTAPETFAKMYPRLEEWRKVRAAVDPEGVFASDMSRRLEL from the coding sequence GTGACCCCTGCACCCGAGACACAGCGTCGCACGCTCACGGGCTGGGCGCGGACGGCACCGACCACCGCCGACGTGCTGAGCACCGCAGACGTCGAAGTCATCGCGCGTGCCGTGACCCAGGCCGGCGAGCGCGGTGTCATCGCCCGCGGCCTCGGCCGGTCCTACGGCGACCCGGCGCAGAACGCGGGCGGCCTGGTCGTCGACATGACCGCGCTGGACCGGATCCACTCGATCGACCCGGACAGCGCGCTCGTCGACCTCGACGCGGGCGTGAGCCTCGACCAGCTGATGCGCGAGGCGCTGCCGTACGGCCTGTGGGTCCCCGTTCTGCCGGGCACGCGCCAGGTGACCATCGGCGGCGCGATCGCCAACGACATCCACGGCAAGAACCACCACAGCGCGGGCAGCTTCGGCAACCACGTCGTGTCGCTGGACCTCATCACCGCGGACGGCAACATCCGCACGCTGACGCCGGAGGGCCCGGACGCCGAGCTGTTCTGGGCGACCGTCGCCGGCATCGGCCTGACCGGCATCATCACCCGGGCCACGATCCGGATGAAGAAGACCGAGACGGCGTACTTCTACGTCGACGCGGACCGCACGGCGAACCTCGACGAGACGCTCGGCCTGTTCACCGACGGCTCGGACCTCGGCTACGACTACTCGATGTCGGTGCCGGACCTGATCTCCTCCGACGGCCGCCTCGGCCGGGCCACGTTCTCCCGCGGCTCGCTGGCGACGGTGGACCAGCTGCCGCCGAAGCTGCGCAGCCAGCCGCTGAAGTTCGACGCGCCGCAGCTGCTGACGCTGCCGGACGTCTTCCCCAACGGCCTCGGCAACAAGCTCACGTTCGGCCTGATCAACGAGCTGTGGCAGAAGACGGTGCCCAAGAAGGGCGCGCGCGGCAAGATCCAGAACCTGACGCAGTTCTACCACCCGCTCGACATGATCAGCGAGTGGAACCGGGCGTACGGCTCGAAGGGCTTCCTGCAGTACCAGTTCTCGGTGCCGTTCGGCACGGAAGACCAGCTCAAGGCCATCTGCCGCAAGATTTCGACGTCCGGCAACTACTCGTTCCTGAACGTCCTCAAGCGGATGGGCGAGGCGAACCCGGCGCCGATGTCGTGGCCGTCGCCGGGCTGGATGCTCAGCGTCGACTTCCCGATCAAGGACGGCCTGGGCCGCTTCTGCACCGAGCTGGACGAGGACGTGCTCGCCGCGGGCGGGCGGCTGTACACCGCGAAGGACTCGCGCACCGCGCCCGAGACGTTCGCGAAGATGTACCCGCGCCTCGAAGAGTGGCGCAAGGTGCGCGCCGCCGTTGACCCCGAAGGCGTTTTCGCCTCTGACATGAGCCGGAGGCTCGAGCTGTGA
- a CDS encoding VC0807 family protein gives MTTTTSDRGGLTMLLRDVALPMALYYVLRSFDVDALWALLVSAVPPVLRTGYVLARHRRIDPLSAFVLAVLLINGAVAVFSGDPRLLLVRSAWITLPLGVAMLGSLLVGRRPLLFRAACTLQPARARELDQLWGLSPAFRQRWRTATLGWGAGCVLLACAVVVMAFTLPVDVVPFLETALTVGSAVLGVKITRQRMGINRTVDA, from the coding sequence ATGACGACTACGACGAGCGACCGCGGTGGGCTCACGATGCTGCTCCGCGACGTCGCGCTCCCGATGGCCCTGTACTACGTCCTGCGCTCCTTCGACGTCGACGCGCTCTGGGCGCTGCTGGTCAGCGCCGTGCCGCCGGTGCTGCGGACCGGGTACGTCCTGGCCCGGCACCGGCGGATCGACCCGCTGAGCGCGTTCGTGCTGGCCGTGCTGCTGATCAACGGCGCGGTGGCGGTGTTCTCCGGTGATCCCCGGCTGCTGCTGGTCCGCAGCGCCTGGATCACGCTGCCGCTCGGCGTGGCGATGCTGGGGAGCCTGCTCGTCGGCCGGCGGCCGCTCCTGTTCCGGGCGGCGTGCACCCTTCAGCCCGCTCGCGCCCGTGAGCTCGACCAGCTGTGGGGCCTCTCCCCCGCGTTCCGGCAGCGGTGGCGCACGGCAACCCTGGGGTGGGGCGCCGGGTGCGTGCTGCTGGCCTGCGCCGTCGTCGTGATGGCGTTCACGCTGCCGGTCGACGTCGTGCCGTTCCTCGAGACCGCGCTGACCGTCGGGAGCGCGGTGCTCGGCGTGAAGATCACGCGGCAGCGGATGGGCATCAACCGGACGGTGGATGCGTAA
- a CDS encoding GtrA family protein, which yields MVATDPQADIAAAQPSSLGLLGQLVRFALIGGFCALVDLGTYTLLTQVAGMATSPWVDVARAISFIVGTTTAFFLNRKFTFSGGRRDGKAQIGSFVLLYTVTFFVAVGVNQLMLQVLPESAWQHTLCWAVSQATATVINFVMLKWVVFREPSTEEN from the coding sequence GTGGTGGCGACCGATCCGCAAGCCGACATCGCAGCTGCTCAGCCGTCCTCCCTCGGACTGCTCGGGCAGCTCGTTCGCTTCGCCCTGATCGGCGGCTTCTGCGCCCTGGTCGACCTGGGTACGTACACGCTGCTGACCCAGGTGGCCGGGATGGCCACTTCACCGTGGGTCGACGTCGCTCGCGCTATCAGTTTCATCGTGGGCACCACCACGGCGTTCTTCCTGAACCGGAAGTTCACCTTCTCCGGCGGGCGCCGCGACGGGAAAGCGCAGATCGGTTCGTTCGTCCTGCTCTACACCGTGACGTTCTTCGTCGCGGTCGGGGTGAACCAGCTCATGCTGCAGGTGCTGCCGGAGTCCGCGTGGCAGCACACACTGTGCTGGGCCGTGTCGCAGGCCACCGCCACGGTGATCAATTTCGTGATGCTCAAGTGGGTCGTCTTCCGCGAGCCGTCGACTGAGGAGAACTGA
- a CDS encoding YbaB/EbfC family nucleoid-associated protein, whose product MTPEEWLAGFETKIADVREKAEQFRVGLEAAGTTVASPDGTIRVGVAPNGSLTDLQLADAALAGKSGAKLAEEILKLARKAQRGAAVNVAAAFEPLGGDSEAMHMVTGYVPPEEPEEPPAPDAYQERRLWQHEEPETPPPPPPPPPVRRPPRPVRDDDDDFGDNTFMRRD is encoded by the coding sequence ATGACACCTGAGGAGTGGCTGGCGGGCTTCGAAACGAAGATCGCCGACGTCCGTGAGAAGGCCGAACAGTTCCGCGTCGGGCTCGAAGCCGCGGGGACGACCGTGGCATCGCCCGACGGGACCATCCGTGTCGGCGTAGCCCCCAACGGCTCGCTCACGGACCTGCAGCTCGCCGACGCCGCGCTGGCCGGCAAGTCGGGCGCCAAGCTCGCCGAGGAGATCCTCAAGCTCGCGCGCAAGGCCCAGCGCGGTGCCGCGGTGAACGTCGCCGCCGCGTTCGAGCCGCTCGGCGGTGACTCCGAGGCGATGCACATGGTCACCGGTTACGTGCCGCCGGAGGAGCCCGAAGAGCCACCCGCGCCCGATGCGTACCAGGAGCGCCGGCTGTGGCAGCACGAAGAGCCGGAAACCCCGCCGCCACCGCCGCCACCGCCGCCGGTCCGCCGTCCGCCGCGACCGGTGCGCGACGACGATGACGACTTCGGGGACAACACGTTCATGCGCCGGGACTGA
- a CDS encoding WXG100 family type VII secretion target, producing the protein MTTATSGAGIVDTYSGLVDSIKADSESEGEHVLGVAVSAAGAVVDTVGAAIDPLGAVLNAGVGWLLEHISFLREPLDALLGNPDEINANVDQLKSAAAEMHTLAQEHRDDLRSVAEWTGQAADAYRDSLSKMAEELESLGKTLDGTAAVAGISGMLVCTLRGIVFGLISSVIAELIRDALIAAASAVCTFGGSIAAFCGVASARAAATASKIAGKISKLLEGFARQGGRLAKLLEAMEKLTKGLDRFSTVGGLAMGAYQAAKPYGTQQPAEA; encoded by the coding sequence ATGACCACCGCGACTTCGGGTGCCGGCATCGTCGACACCTACTCCGGGCTCGTCGACTCCATCAAGGCCGACTCCGAATCCGAGGGCGAACACGTCCTCGGGGTCGCGGTCAGCGCGGCCGGCGCGGTCGTCGACACGGTCGGCGCCGCGATCGACCCGCTCGGCGCCGTCCTCAACGCCGGGGTCGGCTGGCTGCTCGAACACATCAGCTTCCTGCGCGAGCCGCTCGACGCGCTGCTCGGCAACCCCGACGAGATCAACGCCAACGTCGACCAGCTCAAGTCCGCCGCGGCCGAGATGCACACCCTCGCCCAGGAGCACCGCGACGACCTGCGCAGCGTCGCCGAATGGACCGGCCAGGCCGCCGACGCCTACCGCGACAGCCTCTCGAAGATGGCCGAAGAGCTGGAGTCCCTGGGCAAGACCCTCGACGGGACGGCGGCCGTCGCGGGCATCTCCGGCATGCTCGTCTGCACGCTGCGCGGCATCGTCTTCGGCCTGATTTCGTCGGTGATCGCCGAGCTGATCCGCGACGCGCTGATCGCGGCGGCCTCGGCCGTGTGCACCTTCGGCGGGTCGATCGCGGCGTTCTGCGGGGTCGCGTCGGCGCGCGCCGCGGCGACCGCGTCGAAGATCGCGGGCAAGATCAGCAAGCTCCTCGAAGGCTTCGCGCGGCAGGGCGGCCGCCTGGCCAAGCTGCTGGAAGCGATGGAGAAGCTGACCAAGGGCCTCGACCGGTTCTCCACGGTCGGCGGTCTCGCGATGGGCGCCTACCAGGCCGCGAAGCCGTACGGCACGCAGCAGCCGGCGGAGGCGTGA
- a CDS encoding DUF3558 family protein, translating to MTKLLTRVVLPLLAGGALLAGCTSTQGGTASPAQSPSATESGSPETSSSSTGGSGTQSITDPCSLLEMSDLSSYGEFLEPRKQTLGGARSCSYQQKIASASDDQKVIGVNVRDAASVDQTNDTGGGVVDRDINGRKAKEASGGSAVAGCTLALPVGDSSRVDVSVLGAHSADEACQLAEAVAKTAVEPRLPKG from the coding sequence ATGACCAAACTTCTCACTCGCGTCGTTCTTCCGCTCCTCGCCGGCGGAGCGCTGCTGGCCGGGTGCACCAGCACCCAAGGCGGAACGGCATCGCCCGCGCAGTCGCCGTCGGCCACCGAGTCCGGCTCTCCGGAGACCTCTTCGTCGTCCACGGGTGGCAGCGGAACCCAGTCGATCACGGATCCCTGCTCACTCCTCGAGATGAGTGACCTGAGCAGCTACGGCGAGTTCCTCGAACCGCGCAAGCAGACGCTCGGTGGCGCCCGGTCCTGCAGCTACCAGCAGAAGATCGCCTCGGCCAGTGATGACCAGAAGGTGATCGGTGTGAACGTCCGTGACGCCGCGTCGGTCGATCAGACCAACGACACCGGCGGTGGGGTGGTCGACCGCGACATCAACGGCCGGAAGGCGAAAGAGGCGTCGGGTGGCAGCGCGGTCGCCGGTTGCACGCTCGCCCTGCCGGTGGGCGATTCGTCGCGGGTGGATGTGTCGGTGCTCGGCGCCCACTCGGCGGACGAGGCCTGCCAGCTCGCTGAAGCGGTTGCGAAGACCGCTGTCGAACCGCGGTTGCCGAAGGGATAG
- a CDS encoding decaprenylphospho-beta-D-erythro-pentofuranosid-2-ulose 2-reductase encodes MIDAVGNPQSLLLLGGTSDIALAIAEKYLAEKPLRVVLAARPSPRLDAAAQRLKDKGAEIATVDFDAKDLASHPGVLDKAFEGGDIDVAVVAFGLLGDPEELWQDHAKAVEAATVNYTAAVSVGVALSEKLKAQGHGTVIALSSVAGERVRRSNFVYGSTKAGFDGFFLGLGEALAPHGVQVTVVRSGQVRTKMTDGLKDAPLTQNADQVAEQAVAAARAGKDLIWAPAPFRLVMSALRHVPRPIFRKLPI; translated from the coding sequence GTGATCGACGCTGTTGGCAACCCCCAGTCCCTGCTGCTGCTCGGCGGCACGTCCGACATCGCGCTGGCGATCGCCGAGAAGTACCTGGCCGAGAAGCCGCTGCGGGTCGTGCTGGCCGCGCGGCCGTCGCCGCGGCTCGACGCGGCCGCGCAGCGCCTGAAGGACAAGGGCGCCGAGATCGCAACCGTCGACTTCGACGCGAAGGACCTGGCCTCGCACCCCGGCGTGCTGGACAAGGCGTTCGAGGGCGGCGACATCGACGTCGCGGTCGTGGCGTTCGGCCTGCTCGGCGACCCCGAAGAGCTCTGGCAGGACCACGCGAAAGCGGTCGAGGCGGCGACGGTGAACTACACCGCCGCGGTGTCCGTCGGCGTCGCTCTGTCGGAGAAGCTCAAGGCCCAGGGGCACGGCACGGTGATCGCGCTGTCGTCGGTGGCCGGTGAGCGCGTCCGGCGGTCGAACTTCGTCTACGGCTCCACCAAGGCCGGTTTCGACGGCTTCTTCCTGGGTCTCGGCGAGGCGCTCGCGCCGCACGGCGTGCAGGTGACGGTCGTCCGCTCGGGTCAGGTGCGGACGAAGATGACCGACGGCCTCAAGGACGCCCCGCTGACGCAGAACGCCGACCAGGTCGCCGAGCAGGCGGTGGCGGCGGCCCGCGCGGGCAAGGACCTGATCTGGGCGCCGGCGCCGTTCCGGCTGGTGATGTCGGCCCTGCGGCACGTCCCGCGGCCGATCTTCCGCAAGCTCCCGATCTGA